A section of the Flavobacterium sp. CG_23.5 genome encodes:
- the rpoC gene encoding DNA-directed RNA polymerase subunit beta': MMNNRNNNNKDKNPVKRFNKISIGLASPESILKESRGEVLKPETINYRTHKPERDGLFCERIFGPVKDFECACGKYKRIRYKGIICDRCGVEVTEKKVRRDRVGHINLVVPIAHIWYFRSLPNKIGYILGLPSKKLDMIIYYERYVVIQAGIAKNAEGESVQRLDFLTEEEYLNILDTLPADNQYLDDFDPNKFVAKMGAECIMDLLARIDLDQLSYQLRHNANNETSKQRKTEALKRLQVVESFRESNLNRENRPEWMIMKVVPVIPPELRPLVPLDGGRFATSDLNDLYRRVIIRNNRLKRLMEIKAPEVILRNEKRMLQESVDSLFDNTRKASAVKTESNRPLKSLSDSLKGKQGRFRQNLLGKRVDYSARSVIVVGPELKLSECGIPKDMAAELYKPFVIRKLIERGIVKTVKSAKKIIDKKEPVVWDILENVIKGHPILLNRAPTLHRLGIQAFQPKLIEGKAIQLHPLVCTAFNADFDGDQMAVHLPLGPEAILEAQLLMLGSHNILNPANGAPITVPSQDMVLGLYYMTKERLSTPELKILGEGITFYSAEEVNIALNEGRLELNASVRIRAKHFNEAGDLVYQIIKTTAGRVLFNEVVPEAAGYINDVLTKKNLRDIIGHVLSSTDVPTTAAFLDNMKDMGYKFAFKGGLSFSLGDIRIPEQKPKLIADAREQVQGISANYNMGLITNNERYNQVIDVWTSANAQLTELAMKNIREDQQGFNSVYMMLDSGARGSKEQIRQLTGMRGLMAKPKKSTAGGGEIIENPILSNFKEGLSILEYFISTHGARKGLADTALKTADAGYLTRRLHDVSQDVIVNIDDCGTLRGVEVSALKKNEEIVETLGERILGRVALQDIINPLTNDILVRSGEQITEALMKQIEASPIEKVEVRSPLVCEALKGICAKCYGRNLATGKMTQRGEAVGVIAAQSIGEPGTQLTLRTFHVGGVAGGISEESSIVTKFNGKLEIEDLKTVKGEDSEGNAVDIVVSRSTELKLIDERTGILLSTNNIPYGSSIFVKDGQSVVKGDVICKWDPYNGVIVSEFTGKIAYEELEQGQSFMVEIDEQTGFQEKVISESRAKKLIPTLLVYGKDNELIRSYNLPVGAHLMVENGEKIKAGKVLVKIPRRSSKSGDITGGLPRITELLEARNPSNPAVVSEIDGVVSFGKIKRGNREIVIESKFGDVRKYLVKLSSQILVQENDFVRAGVPLSDGAITPDDILRIQGPAAVQQYLVNEIQEVYRLQGVKINDKHFEVVIRQMMRKVRVQDPGDTLFLEDQLIHTKDFIVQNDKLYGMKVVEDAGDSSALKEGQIITPRELRDENSLLKRTDKNLVVAREVVTATATPVLQGITRASLQTKSFISAASFQETTKVLNEAAVAGKIDYLEGLKENVIVGHRIPAGTGMREYDNTIVGSKEDYNDMMANKEEYIY, encoded by the coding sequence ATGATGAATAATAGAAATAATAACAATAAAGATAAAAACCCTGTAAAAAGGTTTAATAAAATCTCAATAGGACTTGCTTCTCCTGAATCTATCTTGAAAGAATCAAGAGGTGAAGTATTAAAGCCTGAAACTATCAACTACAGAACGCACAAACCAGAGCGTGATGGACTTTTCTGTGAACGTATTTTCGGACCAGTAAAAGATTTTGAATGTGCTTGTGGTAAATATAAAAGAATACGTTACAAAGGAATCATCTGTGACCGTTGTGGTGTTGAAGTTACTGAGAAAAAAGTACGTAGAGACAGAGTAGGTCACATCAATCTTGTTGTGCCAATTGCTCATATCTGGTATTTCCGTTCTCTTCCAAATAAAATTGGTTATATCCTTGGACTTCCTTCTAAGAAATTAGACATGATTATCTACTACGAAAGATACGTAGTAATCCAAGCAGGTATCGCTAAAAATGCAGAAGGTGAATCAGTACAAAGATTAGACTTTTTGACAGAAGAAGAATATTTAAATATTTTAGACACTCTTCCTGCTGACAACCAGTATCTTGATGATTTTGATCCTAATAAATTTGTTGCCAAAATGGGAGCAGAGTGTATTATGGATTTATTAGCAAGAATTGATTTAGATCAATTGTCTTACCAATTGAGACATAACGCTAATAATGAAACGTCTAAACAACGTAAAACGGAAGCATTAAAAAGGTTACAAGTTGTGGAATCTTTCCGTGAGTCTAACTTGAACCGTGAGAATCGTCCTGAATGGATGATTATGAAAGTGGTACCAGTTATTCCACCAGAATTACGTCCACTTGTGCCACTTGATGGAGGTCGTTTTGCAACTTCAGATTTGAATGATTTATACCGTCGTGTAATTATACGTAACAACCGTTTGAAAAGATTAATGGAGATTAAAGCTCCAGAAGTTATCTTAAGAAACGAAAAACGTATGTTGCAGGAATCTGTAGATTCACTTTTCGATAATACTCGTAAAGCATCTGCAGTAAAAACAGAATCAAACAGACCATTAAAATCTTTATCTGATTCCCTTAAAGGTAAACAAGGACGTTTCCGTCAAAATTTACTTGGAAAACGTGTGGATTATTCTGCTCGTTCGGTAATTGTTGTTGGACCTGAATTGAAATTATCTGAGTGTGGTATCCCTAAAGATATGGCTGCCGAATTATACAAACCTTTCGTTATCCGTAAATTGATAGAAAGAGGAATTGTAAAAACGGTAAAATCAGCTAAGAAAATAATAGATAAGAAAGAGCCTGTAGTTTGGGATATCCTTGAAAATGTAATCAAAGGTCACCCAATATTACTGAATCGTGCTCCTACTTTGCACAGATTAGGTATCCAAGCATTTCAACCAAAATTAATTGAAGGAAAAGCAATCCAATTGCACCCTTTAGTTTGTACTGCATTTAATGCGGATTTTGATGGGGATCAAATGGCAGTTCACTTACCGTTAGGACCAGAAGCTATTTTGGAAGCTCAATTGTTAATGTTGGGTTCTCACAATATCTTGAATCCTGCAAATGGTGCGCCAATTACGGTACCTTCTCAGGATATGGTTTTGGGTCTATATTATATGACCAAAGAACGTTTATCAACTCCTGAGCTTAAAATTTTAGGAGAAGGAATCACTTTTTATTCTGCTGAAGAAGTAAATATTGCTTTAAATGAAGGTAGATTAGAATTGAATGCTTCTGTAAGAATTAGAGCAAAACATTTTAATGAAGCAGGTGACTTGGTGTACCAAATCATAAAAACAACTGCTGGACGTGTATTATTTAATGAAGTAGTACCGGAAGCAGCTGGATATATCAATGATGTATTGACTAAGAAAAATCTTAGAGACATTATTGGACACGTTTTAAGTTCTACTGATGTGCCTACAACTGCAGCTTTCTTGGATAACATGAAAGACATGGGTTACAAATTTGCCTTTAAAGGTGGTTTGTCATTCTCACTTGGAGATATTAGAATTCCAGAACAAAAACCAAAATTAATTGCAGACGCCAGAGAACAAGTTCAAGGGATTTCTGCTAATTATAACATGGGTCTTATCACTAATAACGAACGTTACAACCAAGTTATTGATGTTTGGACTTCAGCGAATGCTCAACTTACAGAATTAGCAATGAAAAACATTAGAGAAGACCAACAAGGTTTCAACTCAGTGTATATGATGCTTGATTCTGGAGCAAGGGGTTCCAAAGAACAAATTCGTCAGTTAACCGGTATGCGTGGTTTGATGGCTAAGCCAAAAAAATCTACTGCTGGTGGTGGTGAAATTATTGAAAACCCGATTCTTTCTAACTTTAAAGAAGGTCTTTCTATTCTTGAGTATTTTATTTCTACTCACGGTGCGCGTAAAGGTCTTGCGGATACGGCATTGAAAACTGCCGATGCAGGATATTTAACAAGAAGATTGCATGATGTATCTCAAGATGTTATTGTTAACATCGATGATTGTGGTACACTTAGAGGTGTTGAAGTTTCAGCATTGAAGAAAAATGAAGAAATAGTTGAAACTTTAGGAGAAAGAATTTTAGGACGTGTTGCATTGCAAGACATAATTAATCCTTTAACTAATGATATTCTTGTACGTTCAGGCGAGCAAATCACTGAAGCATTGATGAAACAAATTGAAGCTTCTCCAATTGAGAAAGTAGAAGTTCGTTCACCACTTGTTTGTGAAGCATTGAAAGGTATTTGTGCCAAATGTTACGGTAGAAATTTAGCTACTGGAAAAATGACACAAAGAGGAGAAGCTGTTGGTGTTATTGCAGCTCAATCTATTGGAGAGCCAGGAACACAGTTAACATTACGTACTTTCCACGTTGGTGGGGTTGCGGGTGGTATATCTGAAGAGTCAAGTATCGTTACCAAATTTAATGGTAAACTTGAAATCGAAGATTTAAAAACTGTTAAAGGAGAAGATAGTGAAGGTAATGCAGTTGATATTGTAGTATCTCGTTCTACGGAATTGAAATTAATTGATGAAAGAACAGGTATTTTATTGAGTACTAATAATATTCCTTACGGTTCAAGTATCTTCGTTAAAGACGGTCAGTCTGTTGTAAAAGGAGATGTAATCTGTAAATGGGATCCATATAATGGAGTTATCGTTTCTGAATTTACCGGTAAAATTGCTTACGAAGAATTAGAGCAGGGTCAATCATTCATGGTTGAAATTGATGAGCAAACTGGTTTCCAAGAGAAAGTAATTTCTGAATCAAGAGCTAAAAAATTAATTCCAACTTTATTGGTTTACGGTAAAGACAATGAATTAATTCGTTCTTATAACTTACCAGTTGGAGCCCACTTAATGGTTGAAAACGGGGAGAAAATTAAAGCAGGTAAAGTATTGGTAAAAATTCCTCGTCGTTCTTCTAAATCAGGAGATATTACAGGAGGTTTACCAAGAATTACAGAGTTGTTAGAAGCTCGTAATCCTTCAAATCCAGCTGTAGTTTCTGAGATTGATGGTGTTGTTTCTTTTGGAAAAATCAAAAGAGGTAACCGTGAGATCGTTATCGAATCTAAATTTGGTGATGTTAGAAAATACTTGGTTAAATTATCAAGCCAAATTCTAGTTCAAGAAAATGACTTCGTAAGAGCAGGTGTACCATTATCTGATGGAGCAATTACTCCAGATGATATTTTAAGAATTCAAGGACCAGCAGCTGTTCAACAGTATTTGGTAAATGAAATTCAAGAAGTATACCGTTTGCAAGGGGTAAAAATCAACGACAAACACTTTGAAGTAGTAATACGTCAAATGATGCGTAAAGTAAGAGTACAAGATCCAGGTGATACTTTATTCTTAGAAGATCAATTAATTCACACTAAAGATTTTATCGTTCAAAATGATAAATTATATGGTATGAAAGTAGTTGAAGATGCTGGAGATTCTAGTGCATTGAAAGAAGGTCAAATTATTACGCCTCGTGAATTGCGTGATGAAAACTCTCTATTGAAACGTACAGATAAAAATCTTGTTGTCGCTCGTGAAGTAGTTACTGCAACTGCAACACCAGTTTTACAAGGTATTACAAGAGCATCGCTTCAAACAAAATCGTTTATCTCTGCTGCGTCGTTCCAGGAAACTACTAAAGTATTGAATGAAGCTGCAGTTGCAGGTAAAATCGATTACTTAGAAGGATTGAAAGAAAATGTAATTGTAGGTCATAGAATTCCTGCCGGAACTGGTATGAGAGAATATGATAATACAATTGTAGGTTCAAAAGAAGATTATAATGATATGATGGCTAATAAAGAAGAATATATTTATTAA
- a CDS encoding DUF3467 domain-containing protein, protein MSNSNQQQEQINIELDEKTAEGIYSNLAIINHSSSEFVLDFVSIMPGIPKAKVKSRIVLTPQHAKRLLKAIGENIHRFEVAHGEIKDTEQPPIPLNFGPAGQA, encoded by the coding sequence ATGAGTAATTCTAATCAACAACAAGAGCAAATCAACATTGAATTGGATGAAAAAACTGCCGAAGGAATTTATTCCAACTTGGCAATAATCAATCATTCTTCTTCTGAATTTGTTTTAGATTTTGTAAGTATTATGCCTGGTATTCCTAAGGCTAAAGTAAAATCAAGAATTGTTTTGACACCGCAACACGCCAAAAGGTTATTGAAGGCTATTGGAGAAAATATTCACCGTTTTGAAGTCGCTCACGGCGAAATTAAAGACACAGAACAACCTCCCATTCCTCTTAACTTTGGTCCTGCAGGACAAGCTTAA
- a CDS encoding peptide chain release factor 3: MSFLKEIQRRRTFGIISHPDAGKTTLTEKLLLFGGAIQEAGAVKNNKIKKGATSDFMEIERQRGISVSTSVLAFNYKNKKINILDTPGHKDFAEDTFRTLTAVDSVIVVIDVAKGVEEQTEKLVAVCRLRKIPIIVFINKMDREGKDAFDLMDEVEQKLGLKVTPLSFPIGMGYDFQGIYNLWEQNINLFSGDNRKNIEETIAFSDVKNPELEKIIGQKPADTLREELELIDEVYPKFDRQDYLDGKLQPVFFGSALNNFGVRELLDCFVEIAPSPRPKESETRLVDPKEEKMSGFVFKIHANMDPKHRDRLAFIKIVSGTFERNKPYYHVRQKKNLKFSSPNAFFAEKKEIVDISYPGDIVGLHDTGNFKIGDTLTEGEIMSFKGIPSFSPEHFRYINNADPMKAKQLDKGIDQLMDEGVAQLFTLEMNNRKIIGTVGALQYEVIQYRLEHEYGAKCTYENFPVHKACWVKPSDPKSDEFKEFRRIKQKFLAHDKYGQLVFLADSDFTIQMTQNKYPNVKLYFTSEFE, encoded by the coding sequence ATGAGCTTTTTAAAAGAAATACAACGTAGAAGAACTTTTGGGATTATCTCACATCCTGATGCCGGAAAAACAACACTTACTGAAAAACTGCTTCTTTTTGGTGGTGCTATTCAAGAAGCGGGTGCTGTAAAAAACAACAAAATAAAAAAAGGCGCTACCAGTGACTTTATGGAAATTGAACGTCAGAGAGGGATTTCGGTTTCTACATCGGTTTTGGCATTCAATTATAAAAACAAAAAAATAAACATTCTCGATACTCCCGGACACAAGGATTTTGCTGAGGACACTTTTAGAACTTTGACAGCCGTTGATAGCGTTATTGTTGTAATTGATGTAGCCAAAGGTGTGGAGGAACAAACAGAGAAATTAGTAGCGGTTTGTAGGTTGCGCAAAATTCCAATTATTGTATTCATCAATAAGATGGACCGCGAAGGAAAGGATGCTTTTGATCTTATGGACGAAGTGGAACAAAAACTAGGACTAAAAGTTACGCCGCTTAGTTTTCCGATAGGAATGGGTTATGATTTCCAAGGAATTTACAATTTATGGGAACAAAACATCAACTTATTTAGTGGTGATAACCGTAAAAACATTGAAGAAACTATCGCTTTTTCGGATGTTAAAAATCCTGAATTGGAAAAAATTATCGGACAAAAACCAGCCGATACTTTGCGTGAAGAATTAGAATTAATTGATGAAGTGTATCCAAAATTTGATCGTCAAGATTATTTGGACGGAAAATTACAACCCGTGTTTTTCGGATCCGCTTTAAATAATTTTGGAGTAAGAGAATTATTAGATTGTTTTGTTGAAATTGCTCCATCACCAAGACCAAAAGAGTCTGAAACTCGATTGGTGGACCCAAAAGAAGAGAAAATGTCTGGTTTCGTTTTCAAAATCCATGCAAACATGGATCCTAAACACAGAGACCGATTAGCGTTTATAAAAATTGTTTCAGGGACTTTCGAAAGAAATAAACCGTATTACCACGTTCGACAAAAAAAGAATTTAAAATTTTCCAGTCCAAATGCCTTTTTTGCCGAAAAGAAAGAGATTGTAGATATATCCTACCCTGGTGACATTGTAGGTTTACACGACACTGGTAATTTTAAAATTGGAGACACTTTGACCGAAGGTGAAATCATGAGTTTTAAAGGAATTCCAAGTTTCTCTCCGGAACATTTTAGATATATCAATAATGCAGATCCAATGAAAGCTAAACAACTCGACAAAGGTATTGATCAGTTGATGGATGAAGGTGTAGCGCAATTATTTACATTAGAAATGAATAACAGAAAAATCATTGGAACGGTAGGCGCGCTTCAATATGAGGTTATTCAATATCGATTAGAACATGAATATGGTGCAAAATGTACGTATGAAAATTTTCCCGTACACAAAGCTTGTTGGGTAAAACCTAGTGATCCAAAAAGTGATGAATTTAAGGAATTTAGAAGAATCAAACAGAAATTCTTGGCCCACGATAAATACGGACAATTAGTGTTCCTTGCCGATTCTGACTTTACCATTCAAATGACACAGAATAAATATCCGAATGTTAAATTGTATTTCACATCGGAGTTTGAATAA
- a CDS encoding alpha-amylase, which translates to MKKQNFKIYALTALLIGLYSCNSNDDAVTDSAVAASQFKVINVTHHDGHPFSTGVTTSATGKYVANPGGGVMMQAFYWDVPAGGTWWNTVGTKVTEWSNAGIGSIWLPPASKAQNGAFSMGYDPTDYFDFGDYNQNGTIETRFGSKTELVSLITKAHTENMQVYADIVINHNSGGQLENNPFTGTQTYTNFTGVASGKFPRTSADFYKNSFGNNDEGAFGGFPDLCHAASNVQNWLWLRTDGVGKYYKNTMKFDGWRFDYVKGFGSWVINSWNANVGGFSVGELWDSNVNTLNDWANNANSSVFDFACYYKMNDAFDGNNLALLNDDMMWKRNPYKAVTFVTNHDTDEIWKKELAYAYILTHEGYPTIFYRDYEEWLNKTKLNNLIWIHNNKATGTTSILYADNDEYVARRNGYNGNPGLVVYINNSTVWQERWIQTNWVNAQIKDFTGSSTWIPTTQADKWVKIQCPPNGYSVWSINM; encoded by the coding sequence ATGAAAAAGCAAAATTTTAAAATTTATGCATTAACGGCATTACTTATTGGCCTTTATTCGTGTAATTCAAATGATGATGCAGTAACAGATTCTGCAGTAGCAGCTTCGCAATTCAAAGTAATCAACGTAACCCATCATGATGGACATCCGTTCAGTACCGGAGTAACAACTTCCGCAACAGGAAAATATGTTGCAAATCCTGGAGGAGGCGTTATGATGCAGGCATTTTATTGGGATGTCCCTGCAGGTGGAACTTGGTGGAATACCGTTGGCACAAAAGTAACCGAATGGTCAAATGCCGGAATTGGATCAATCTGGTTACCTCCAGCATCTAAAGCACAAAATGGCGCCTTTTCTATGGGATACGACCCTACTGACTATTTTGATTTTGGAGATTACAATCAAAATGGCACAATTGAAACACGTTTTGGTTCCAAAACAGAATTAGTAAGCTTAATTACTAAAGCACATACTGAAAACATGCAAGTGTATGCTGATATTGTAATTAATCACAATAGTGGAGGGCAATTAGAAAACAACCCTTTTACAGGAACACAAACGTACACTAATTTTACGGGTGTAGCCTCTGGAAAATTCCCTAGAACTAGTGCCGATTTTTACAAAAACTCTTTCGGAAATAACGACGAAGGTGCATTCGGAGGATTTCCTGATTTATGCCATGCCGCGTCAAATGTTCAAAATTGGTTGTGGTTGAGAACGGATGGTGTAGGTAAATATTACAAAAACACTATGAAATTCGATGGATGGAGATTTGATTATGTAAAAGGTTTTGGTTCATGGGTTATTAACAGTTGGAATGCAAACGTTGGTGGTTTCTCCGTTGGAGAATTATGGGATTCAAACGTAAATACATTGAATGATTGGGCAAATAATGCCAACAGTTCTGTTTTTGATTTTGCTTGTTATTACAAAATGAATGATGCTTTTGACGGTAATAATCTTGCCCTGTTGAATGATGACATGATGTGGAAAAGAAACCCTTACAAAGCGGTTACTTTCGTTACCAACCACGATACAGATGAAATTTGGAAAAAAGAATTGGCTTATGCTTATATTCTAACACATGAAGGTTATCCAACTATTTTCTACAGAGATTATGAAGAATGGTTGAATAAAACAAAATTAAACAACTTAATCTGGATTCATAACAACAAAGCAACTGGTACAACTTCTATTTTATATGCGGATAATGATGAGTATGTGGCACGAAGAAATGGATATAATGGAAATCCGGGATTAGTAGTTTACATTAACAATTCAACCGTTTGGCAGGAAAGATGGATTCAGACTAACTGGGTCAATGCACAAATTAAGGATTTCACTGGTAGTTCAACTTGGATACCAACAACCCAAGCAGATAAATGGGTAAAAATTCAGTGTCCGCCAAACGGATATTCTGTTTGGTCTATCAATATGTAA
- a CDS encoding peptidylprolyl isomerase, which yields MPLKTLQMRSINNKIALTFFLLLFSSAITRAQEIIKDSAVVSVKKIQSNQKQKIDGVIATVGDYIILDSDIDKSYLEISGQGGSVKDITRCQMLGKLLEDKLYAHQAVQDSIKVSDSEIKGMMDDRVNYMTEQLGSLDKVVKYYKKNNEEEFRTYFFDVLKEQKLTSEMQKKIVDGVEITPEEVRNFFKKIPAADLPTFGAEMEVAQIIVTPKVSDADKQKVIERLNGYKKECQDGASFATKAVLYSQDPGSSSNGGYYKMNRKTPFVKEFKDVAFSLAEGEISAPFETDFGFHIIYVEKIKGQEVELRHILLTPAVSEESMKEAKDKIELIRKKIEDKELTFADAARASSDEKETRLNGGALINPKTQDTRFELTKMDPSLYSQVSNLKEGEISLPIMEDQQGKKKYKLITVTNRIDEHTADYAKDYIKIKDLALKEKQIKAIGKWFDEKIKQTYIKIIGEYRDCAFTNNWLKK from the coding sequence ATGCCATTAAAAACATTACAAATGAGATCCATAAACAATAAAATTGCATTAACATTTTTTCTTTTACTGTTTTCAAGTGCGATTACAAGAGCGCAAGAAATTATTAAAGATAGTGCGGTTGTTTCTGTTAAAAAAATACAATCCAATCAAAAACAAAAAATAGACGGTGTAATTGCAACAGTTGGAGATTATATAATTTTAGATTCTGATATCGACAAATCGTATTTGGAAATTTCAGGACAAGGAGGTTCTGTAAAAGATATTACAAGATGTCAAATGTTAGGTAAATTATTGGAAGACAAATTATATGCACATCAAGCGGTACAAGACAGTATTAAGGTAAGCGATTCTGAAATAAAAGGCATGATGGATGATCGGGTGAACTATATGACAGAACAATTAGGATCGCTGGATAAAGTAGTGAAGTATTACAAGAAAAATAATGAGGAAGAGTTTAGAACTTATTTCTTTGATGTTTTGAAAGAGCAGAAATTGACTTCTGAAATGCAAAAAAAGATTGTCGATGGAGTAGAAATAACTCCAGAAGAAGTGCGTAATTTTTTCAAAAAAATACCTGCTGCCGATCTTCCTACTTTTGGTGCCGAAATGGAAGTAGCACAAATTATTGTGACTCCTAAAGTTTCTGATGCCGATAAGCAAAAAGTTATTGAGAGACTGAATGGTTACAAAAAAGAATGCCAAGATGGCGCTAGTTTTGCTACAAAAGCAGTGCTATATTCACAAGATCCGGGTTCCAGTTCAAATGGTGGGTATTACAAAATGAATAGAAAAACTCCATTTGTAAAAGAGTTTAAAGACGTTGCTTTTAGTCTTGCAGAAGGAGAAATTTCTGCTCCTTTTGAAACTGATTTTGGTTTTCATATTATTTATGTTGAAAAGATAAAAGGGCAAGAAGTTGAATTGCGTCATATATTATTGACTCCAGCAGTTTCAGAAGAATCTATGAAAGAAGCCAAGGATAAAATTGAATTAATCAGAAAAAAGATTGAAGACAAGGAGCTTACTTTCGCTGATGCAGCAAGAGCTTCGTCAGATGAAAAAGAAACCAGATTAAATGGTGGTGCTTTGATCAATCCGAAAACTCAAGATACGCGCTTTGAATTAACAAAAATGGATCCTAGTTTATACAGTCAAGTTTCGAATTTGAAAGAAGGAGAAATTTCTTTGCCAATAATGGAAGATCAACAAGGCAAGAAAAAATATAAATTGATTACCGTTACAAATAGAATAGATGAACATACGGCGGATTACGCTAAGGATTATATCAAAATTAAAGATTTAGCTTTAAAAGAAAAACAAATCAAAGCTATTGGAAAATGGTTTGATGAGAAAATAAAACAAACATATATTAAAATTATTGGAGAATACAGAGATTGTGCTTTCACGAACAATTGGTTGAAAAAATAA
- a CDS encoding AAA family ATPase: protein MSDVAAIHNLVQKRNELKNEIAKIIVGQDAVVDQILLCIFSGGHALLVGVPGLAKTLMVNTLALALGLDFKRIQFTPDLMPSDILGSEILDESRKFKFIKGPVFSNIILADEINRTPPKTQAALLEAMQERSVTIAGENYKLDLPYFVLATQNPIEQEGTYPLPEAQLDRFMFAIKLEYPSFQEEVLVVKRTTSDSVNTINPLFTSQDIIDFQQLIRRIPVADNVIEYAVTLVSKTRPDNSLSNEFVKNYLDWGAGPRASQNLILAAKANAAFNGKFSPDIEDVKAVAVGILRHRIIKNYKADAEGVTEEMIIAKLL, encoded by the coding sequence ATGTCTGACGTAGCAGCAATACATAACTTAGTACAAAAACGAAACGAGCTAAAAAACGAAATAGCAAAAATCATTGTGGGTCAGGATGCAGTGGTAGATCAAATTTTACTTTGTATTTTTTCTGGCGGTCATGCTTTGTTAGTTGGAGTTCCCGGATTGGCCAAGACATTGATGGTGAACACGCTTGCGCTTGCATTGGGACTTGATTTTAAAAGAATCCAATTTACACCAGATTTAATGCCTTCGGATATACTTGGTAGTGAAATATTAGATGAAAGTCGTAAATTCAAATTTATAAAAGGACCTGTTTTTTCGAATATTATTCTGGCAGATGAAATAAACAGAACACCGCCAAAAACACAAGCTGCTTTGCTTGAAGCGATGCAGGAGCGTTCCGTTACCATTGCCGGTGAGAATTATAAATTAGACTTGCCATATTTTGTTTTGGCTACCCAAAATCCTATTGAACAAGAGGGAACTTATCCTTTGCCTGAAGCGCAGTTGGACCGATTTATGTTTGCCATAAAACTTGAATATCCTTCTTTTCAAGAAGAAGTTCTAGTGGTAAAGCGAACCACTTCCGATTCAGTTAATACAATAAATCCGCTATTTACATCACAAGATATAATAGATTTCCAACAATTGATACGTCGCATTCCTGTTGCAGATAATGTCATCGAATATGCAGTGACTTTGGTCAGTAAGACAAGACCGGATAATTCACTGTCAAACGAATTTGTCAAGAATTATTTAGACTGGGGAGCGGGTCCTAGAGCTTCTCAAAATTTAATTTTGGCTGCGAAAGCGAACGCCGCTTTTAATGGTAAGTTTTCTCCAGATATTGAAGATGTAAAAGCAGTTGCAGTAGGGATACTTCGTCATAGAATAATTAAAAACTATAAAGCAGATGCTGAAGGTGTAACTGAAGAAATGATAATTGCTAAATTGCTTTAA